The Candidatus Neomarinimicrobiota bacterium genome contains a region encoding:
- a CDS encoding SRPBCC family protein, whose protein sequence is MIVLRDTVEIKASPEQVFDWLVHLDEHYLAWHPDHVRCRCIKGRMQEAGSVVHVEEYLHGRLHQMKLRTTAIEPNQHIDYRVAPGLRGSFDIEPEENHILFTAELGFGTRFPILSPLLDWMLFRLLPRQIAALREHMAEEGANLKHLLEKSAA, encoded by the coding sequence ATGATCGTATTACGGGACACCGTCGAAATCAAGGCCTCGCCCGAGCAGGTCTTCGACTGGCTGGTGCACCTGGATGAGCATTACCTGGCCTGGCATCCGGACCACGTTCGCTGCCGCTGCATCAAGGGCCGGATGCAGGAGGCAGGATCGGTGGTACACGTCGAGGAGTACCTGCACGGCCGCCTGCACCAGATGAAGCTGCGTACGACCGCCATTGAGCCGAACCAGCATATCGACTACCGGGTGGCACCCGGCTTGAGGGGCTCATTCGATATTGAGCCAGAGGAGAACCATATCCTGTTTACGGCTGAACTGGGCTTCGGCACCCGCTTCCCGATCCTGAGCCCGCTTCTGGACTGGATGCTTTTCCGCCTGCTGCCGCGGCAAATCGCCGCCCTCCGCGAACACATGGCCGAGGAAGGGGCGAATCTCAAGCACTTACTGGAAAAAAGCGCTGCATAG